Sequence from the Kribbella aluminosa genome:
CAGCCAGCCCGCCTTGCGCAGCTCGCTGACGAAGACGGCGAGGAACAACGGCACGGGGAAACCGAAGACCAGCGCCAGGGCCGCGAAGTACAGGGTGTTCAGTGCAGCTTGCGGGAGCTGCGGGTCGGTCAGCACGTAGCTGAAGTTCGACCAGCCGACCCACTCGGGTGCCTGGACGAGGTTGTTCTTCTGGAAACTCAGGACCAGGCCGCGGACGATCGGTCCCCAGGAGAAGTACAGGAAGATCAGTACCAGGGGCAGGGCGAAGAAGATCGCGCTCAGCCCGCCGGAGCGGTACCAGGTCATGACCGACCTGGTACTGCTCCGGCTCTGCTTGGGCGTACGTAGCTGGAACATCGGGCTACCGCGCCAGACGCGCGTCGATCTTCGAGGCGGCATCGCTGACCAGCTTGTCGATGTCCACATCCTTCTTCGTCAGCACCTGCTGGACCACCGGGTCGAGCAGCGAATAGACCTCCTGGCCCTTGTTCGACGGCTCCGGCAGCAGCTTCAGCGAGGTGGTCGAGTCGATGTAGCCCTGGAACTGCTTCACCGGGACGTTCACGTACGGCTCACGCCACTTGTTGTACTGGTCGTACGTCGCCTGGCTGAGCGGGCTGATCCCGGGCCGGCCGACGAAGCCCTTGTCCGCGATCGAGTTCTTCGCGTCCGCGACCGCGGAGGTCTCGTTCGTGTACTTGTCGAACTGGTCGAACTTGATCCACTTCAGCGCCGCGACGACCTCGTTCTTGGTCGCCTTCGGGCTGATCATCTTCAGCGAGCCGCCGGTCAGCGTGCCGTGCGGGCCGCCGTCCTGCGGCAGCGCGCCCTCGCCGAAGTCGGCGGGCTTCATGCCGAACTGCTTCACGCTCATGTCGTACGCGTCCGGCGCCTGCAGCACCATGCCGATCTTGCCGGCTGCGAAGTCCTGGCGGACCTCCTCCTGGTTGTACAGGAACCGGCTGCCCATCGAGTTGTCGGTCCAGCGCATGTCCTTGAGCAGCTGCAGCGCCTTCTTGGTCGGCGCGTCGTTGAACGTGCTCTTCTTGCCGTCCTGGCTCTCGATGCTGCCGCCCATGCTGTACGTCATCGTGGTCAGCATCCAGCCACCGGTGTTGTTGGTGGTCAGCTGCGCGTAGCCGGCCTTGCCGGTCTTGTCCGCGATCTGCTTGGCGTACTGCCGGACCTCGTCCCAGGTCGCCGGCGGCTTGTCCGGGTCCAGGCCGGCCTGCTTGAACAGGTTCCGGTTGTAGGCCAGGCCCACCGAGAACACGTCGACCGGTACGCCGTAGATCCGGCCCTTGTCGTCCTGGACGATCTTCAGGACGTTCGGGTTCAGGTCCTTGGTCAGGTCGACCAGCTTCAGCTCGTCGGTGATGTCCGGCAGCTGCTTGTTCGGGATCATGTTGGCCGGCTCGGTGAAGCTGATGTTCATCACCGTCGGCAGCGTGCCGCCCGCGACCTGCGCCTGGAAGGTCTGCGCCTGCCAGCTGGTCTCGGTCGACTTCACCGTGACGTTCGGGTACTTCGCCATGAAGTCCGTGACCTTCTGGTTGAAGGCCTTCAGATCGTTCGGCTTGTCCGGGGTGGGGCGATCCCCGATCATGATCGTGACCGGCGCCTTCTCGTCGATGCCACCACTGCCACCACTACCGCCGCTGCCGGACGCGTCGGGGGTGCCCTTCGCACAGCCCGCCGCCAGCAACAGCCCCGCCACTCCGAGGGCAGTCCCAAACCGGCCCCACCTGCTCGCAAACGTCATCGGAACTCCTCAGGTTTCCGGATGCCGCCGATGTGCTCTGAGCCACACACCGGCCAGGTCCCGAGTAAGTTAAACCAAGCGTGTTACTAACTCAAGACCTCGTCTCACTTGCTTGCGGTAACGCTTTCGCAACGGGCCGCCGAAGTTCACCCCGGAATTGTGTGCAACTCGGCCACCGGCCTCCGACGTACCGGGTGACCGACCACGAAGGAGAGATCATGCCGAACCCAGTCGTGCACTTCGAGATCATCGGGACCGCTCCCGGCCAGTTGCAGGAGTACTACGGGAAGCTGTTCGGATGGACGTTCGAGCTCGGTGACACCAGCTCCGCGGAGGTGTCCGAGCCGGGCGCGTACGGATTCGTCCCCGACTCGATCGCCGGGATCAACGGCGGTGTCGGGGGTGGCCCGTCACTGCGGCCCAAGGTGCTGTTCTACGTCGGCGTCGAGGATGTCGGGGCCGCGCTCAGCCAGGCGGAGTCACTCGGCGGGCGCCGCGTGTTCGGCCCGGACGGCGCTCCCGGGCAGCTCGTCGTCGCCCAGTTCACCGACCCCGAGGGCAACCTGATCGGGCTCGCCGGCCCGGCGTAATCCGCTGGAGGTGGTGGTCGCCGGGCAGCAGGATGGGGTCATGCACCTGCGCCCGGCGACCGCCGTCGACCTCCCGTTCCTGACCGACATGCTGCTCGAGGCCTGCAACTGGGACGGGACTCCCTGGTACGACGAGGCGAAGGCCCGCGCCGACGACCACGCGTGGCGCTACCTCGCCGACTGGCCGCGGAACACCGACTTCGGGGTGATCGCGGAGGTCGACGGCTCCCCCGCCGGCGCCACGTGGGCCCGGCTGCTCACCGTCGACCGTCCCGGTTACGGGTACGTCGCCGACGACGTACCCGAGCTCACCCTCGGTGTCTCCCCCAGCTTCCGCCGCCGTGGAGTCGCCCGCGCCGCCCTGACCGAACTGATCGCTCAGGCGCGCGCCCTGTCGTACCCGCGCCTGTCACTCAGCGTCGACCCCGACAACCCGGCCCGGAAGCTCTACGAATCGCTGGGGTTCCGGAAGACCGGAGTCGTCGGTACGTCGGACACCATGGTGCTCGGGCTCTAGCCGAAGCCGCGGACGCGGAACTGCATCACGCGGTACGGCCAGCCCGCGTCGGTGTTCCACTGGCTGACCGACAGGTGCATGTCCGACAGCGTCGAGCCCGGGATCACGTACCCGCCGTACAGCTGCGCCACGTGGTTGTCGTCCTCGGACCCCCACGCGCCGCCGTAGATCAGGGTCTGCCGGTACGCCGTGTAGAGGTTCGAGGTCGGCGTGTCCATAATCATCCCGTCGATCCGGTAGTCGCCGGCGTCGAACCAGGTCAGCACCCACTTCCCACCCAGCGGCCGGAGGCTCATCTCGCCGAAGCTCCCGTCGAGGATCGGCGTCGCCGGGTTGCCCCACGCCCACCCGCCGTCGCGGTAGCCCCAGGGCTCGTAGGCTCCCGGGTTCGCGATCTGTTCCTGGCGGACACGCTTCAGGATGATCGGCTTGTTGCGCTGGAAACCGGTCGAGTAGACGTACACGTACCCGTCGTTCCCGAGGCCCCAGGTCAGCAGCTGGAACATCCCGCCGTCGATGTTCGGGTCGAACTTCGCGCCGGTGTGGTACCAGCTGGCGCCGGAGTCGTCGGAGCGCCAGATCTCCGTCCACACGACGTTCCCGAGGCCCTTGTTCACCATCGCGTGCAGGTACATCGACCCGCCGATCGTGATCACGTCGGACGGCAGCACGGTCGAGAACGTCGGGTTGTCGTGCGGGTAGTCCCACAGCTGCTGCGCCGCGTCACCGCCGACCGCGCCGGACCACTTCACGCCGCCGTTCAGGTCCGACGTCGTCGACCAGAGGGCGACCGGCGAACGCCACCAGCCGCCGCCGACCCGCGCTTCTTCGAACGTGTCGCCGAACATGAACAGCAACCGCCCGTCCGGCGTCCGCGCCGGAATCCCGAGATCGGTCGCGGCCATCCGGAACCGGTCGGTCAACCCCGGCCCGGTCAGGTCCGCCACCTTGTTGGTGAGGACTGCCTGGGTACTGCCGAACGCTCGGCCCGGTACGGCGGCCAGCACGCCGGCACCGACCGCGGCCTTGAGGAACGTGGATCGCTTCATCATCTCTGGTGACTCCCAGCATCAACGGGGGCGGACTGATGGGAAATCGATTTCTGCCACACCATCCCGCACCCCCACACCGGAAGTCAACCCTCAAACCCCACCAGCGCCGGCCGGGCCCGATTTCAGCGGTTAACCGTCGAACTGGCCCGTTCACCCCTCGCATGCAGGGGGCGAACGGTCCGTTTGACGGGTTAACCCCTGAAATGGGCTCATGCGACTGATGTGCGGGTCTGGCAGGTCACCGCGGCCCGGCGACCGACCGACCCTGGGCAGTTGCCGCGACCCGGGACCTGGGGAGGATTGTGTGCCGATTCGGGCAGAAACCCTCCCCAACCGCGGCTCGGAGGTCAGCGGCGGGGTGGCGGGCGCAGCGTCCACGCCGAGGGCGTCGCCGTACTTAGCTGCCGGTGGCGACCGGGCGGGTCGGGTTGGTCACCCATTCGGACCAGCTGCCGATGTAGACGGTCGCTGGTATCCCCGCCGACTCCAGGGCCAGCGCCTCGTGTGCAGCCGTCACACCGGAGCCGCAGTACACAGCCACCTCGGTACCGTCGGTAACACCCAGCGCGGAGAAACGCGCGCGCAGCTCGGCGGGCGGCAGGAAGTGCCCGCTCTCGTTGACGTTCGCCCCGGTGGGCGCGTTCACGGCACCCGGGATGTGCCCAGCGACCGGGTCCATCGGCTCCACCTCCCCCGCATACCGCTCCGGAGCCCGCGCATCCAGCAAGATCCCCCTGCCAACCGCAGCCGCAGCGCCCTCCGCATCCAACACAGGCAGA
This genomic interval carries:
- a CDS encoding DUF4185 domain-containing protein, with protein sequence MMKRSTFLKAAVGAGVLAAVPGRAFGSTQAVLTNKVADLTGPGLTDRFRMAATDLGIPARTPDGRLLFMFGDTFEEARVGGGWWRSPVALWSTTSDLNGGVKWSGAVGGDAAQQLWDYPHDNPTFSTVLPSDVITIGGSMYLHAMVNKGLGNVVWTEIWRSDDSGASWYHTGAKFDPNIDGGMFQLLTWGLGNDGYVYVYSTGFQRNKPIILKRVRQEQIANPGAYEPWGYRDGGWAWGNPATPILDGSFGEMSLRPLGGKWVLTWFDAGDYRIDGMIMDTPTSNLYTAYRQTLIYGGAWGSEDDNHVAQLYGGYVIPGSTLSDMHLSVSQWNTDAGWPYRVMQFRVRGFG
- a CDS encoding GNAT family N-acetyltransferase gives rise to the protein MHLRPATAVDLPFLTDMLLEACNWDGTPWYDEAKARADDHAWRYLADWPRNTDFGVIAEVDGSPAGATWARLLTVDRPGYGYVADDVPELTLGVSPSFRRRGVARAALTELIAQARALSYPRLSLSVDPDNPARKLYESLGFRKTGVVGTSDTMVLGL
- a CDS encoding VOC family protein, producing MPNPVVHFEIIGTAPGQLQEYYGKLFGWTFELGDTSSAEVSEPGAYGFVPDSIAGINGGVGGGPSLRPKVLFYVGVEDVGAALSQAESLGGRRVFGPDGAPGQLVVAQFTDPEGNLIGLAGPA
- a CDS encoding ABC transporter substrate-binding protein encodes the protein MTFASRWGRFGTALGVAGLLLAAGCAKGTPDASGSGGSGGSGGIDEKAPVTIMIGDRPTPDKPNDLKAFNQKVTDFMAKYPNVTVKSTETSWQAQTFQAQVAGGTLPTVMNISFTEPANMIPNKQLPDITDELKLVDLTKDLNPNVLKIVQDDKGRIYGVPVDVFSVGLAYNRNLFKQAGLDPDKPPATWDEVRQYAKQIADKTGKAGYAQLTTNNTGGWMLTTMTYSMGGSIESQDGKKSTFNDAPTKKALQLLKDMRWTDNSMGSRFLYNQEEVRQDFAAGKIGMVLQAPDAYDMSVKQFGMKPADFGEGALPQDGGPHGTLTGGSLKMISPKATKNEVVAALKWIKFDQFDKYTNETSAVADAKNSIADKGFVGRPGISPLSQATYDQYNKWREPYVNVPVKQFQGYIDSTTSLKLLPEPSNKGQEVYSLLDPVVQQVLTKKDVDIDKLVSDAASKIDARLAR